In Sphingobacterium zeae, one genomic interval encodes:
- a CDS encoding RagB/SusD family nutrient uptake outer membrane protein, producing MKTNYIKLFSFLLPVAVATSSCNKLLEVTPKYIYTTDQIYANDTMADSVVVGMYGRFAANQNDLSLNTGLSSDELIPGVNSFNPGYSFMYSYNLNPFSAQTNDFWGNLYSIIGVSNAIIEGVGQSKGMTQAGKDEAIGQAKFMRALNYYFLVNLYGDVPLVLTTNYPEERLKPRATAAAVYTQIIQDLENASQLLGSDYPGERVKANKWAALALLSRVYLFTKDWTKAEQASSQVIAQSQLFQLGQFDRADGAEPMDIFTKNNPEQILQLWNSMGASIGVGIKGEFASFGVTEDPTGLLQAFEENDKRKENFVRFEETVNGYQINKYRSDGEAGSANNEYTSVLRLGEQYLNRAEARLELGLPTAVDDINILRRRAGLSDLSNGLTKSQVSAAIVQERRVELCFEWGDRWFTLKRLGLVDNVMKKAKPTTWKTFAQLYPLPTVELQNNRQLTQNPGYNN from the coding sequence ATGAAAACCAACTATATTAAATTATTCAGCTTTCTTTTACCTGTTGCCGTAGCTACAAGCAGTTGCAACAAGCTGCTGGAGGTGACACCAAAATATATCTATACAACCGACCAAATCTATGCGAATGACACCATGGCCGACAGTGTGGTGGTCGGGATGTATGGGCGATTTGCTGCTAATCAAAATGATCTTTCACTGAACACGGGATTATCTTCTGACGAGTTGATACCCGGTGTCAATAGCTTCAACCCAGGCTATAGTTTTATGTACAGCTACAACCTCAATCCCTTTTCGGCGCAGACCAATGACTTTTGGGGAAATCTATATTCCATCATTGGGGTTAGTAATGCAATCATTGAAGGCGTTGGGCAATCCAAGGGCATGACACAAGCGGGCAAAGATGAAGCTATTGGTCAAGCTAAATTTATGCGTGCCCTCAATTACTATTTTTTGGTCAATCTCTATGGCGATGTTCCTTTGGTGCTGACGACCAATTACCCGGAAGAACGTCTCAAACCGCGCGCAACGGCAGCGGCAGTGTATACGCAGATCATTCAGGACCTGGAAAATGCCAGCCAGCTTTTAGGCTCGGATTATCCGGGCGAGCGCGTGAAGGCAAATAAGTGGGCTGCATTGGCCCTGTTGTCGCGCGTATACCTATTTACCAAAGACTGGACAAAAGCTGAACAGGCCTCCAGTCAGGTGATCGCACAGTCGCAGTTGTTCCAACTGGGCCAATTTGACCGTGCAGATGGGGCTGAGCCAATGGATATCTTCACCAAAAACAATCCCGAACAGATTTTACAACTGTGGAACAGTATGGGCGCCTCCATTGGCGTCGGTATAAAAGGAGAATTTGCAAGCTTTGGCGTGACTGAAGATCCAACGGGTCTTTTGCAAGCCTTTGAGGAGAACGATAAACGGAAAGAAAACTTTGTTCGTTTTGAAGAAACAGTAAACGGCTATCAGATCAATAAATACCGTTCGGATGGCGAAGCCGGATCTGCCAACAATGAGTATACATCGGTGTTGCGTCTGGGGGAACAGTACCTCAACCGTGCCGAGGCACGTCTGGAACTTGGTCTGCCAACCGCTGTTGATGATATCAATATCTTACGCAGGCGTGCGGGACTTTCGGATTTATCCAATGGTTTAACCAAATCTCAGGTCAGTGCAGCGATCGTGCAAGAACGCCGTGTCGAACTCTGTTTCGAATGGGGCGACCGTTGGTTTACCCTCAAACGTTTGGGACTAGTGGATAATGTGATGAAAAAAGCAAAACCGACCACCTGGAAGACGTTTGCCCAGCTCTACCCTTTACCGACCGTTGAGCTTCAAAATAACAGGCAATTAACGCAAAATCCGGGATATAACAACTAA
- a CDS encoding CHAP domain-containing protein, with protein sequence MATMHYLFFGILSVAILVLSRFGNTAVADKKRSGSYAELRSTSSDLERDNDPSVKRYSSSGIRARIVDFAVKDIGVREATGNNDGSRVEEYLAYVGMGKGYAWCAAFASWCYGKAGLAAPRNPWSPALFPVARRYTAQQIGQGSVRQADLFAIYSSSLQRINHVGIVRKKKDNWIVTVEGNVGNQVLSKRRPASTIHAFSNWLD encoded by the coding sequence ATGGCAACAATGCATTATTTATTTTTCGGTATTCTTTCTGTCGCTATTCTCGTTCTTAGCCGTTTTGGCAATACTGCTGTAGCTGACAAGAAGCGGTCAGGCAGTTATGCTGAGCTCCGAAGTACCAGTTCTGACCTGGAGCGGGACAATGACCCATCAGTGAAACGATACTCCAGTTCGGGTATACGCGCGCGTATTGTGGATTTTGCTGTAAAGGATATTGGCGTGCGCGAGGCCACAGGCAACAACGATGGCAGCAGGGTAGAGGAATACCTCGCGTATGTCGGAATGGGAAAGGGGTATGCCTGGTGTGCGGCTTTTGCCTCCTGGTGTTACGGCAAAGCTGGATTAGCAGCTCCGCGGAATCCCTGGAGCCCGGCACTTTTTCCGGTGGCCCGGCGTTATACAGCCCAGCAGATCGGGCAGGGGAGTGTTCGCCAGGCAGATCTTTTCGCTATCTATAGCTCCAGTCTCCAACGTATCAACCATGTGGGGATTGTGCGCAAAAAAAAGGACAATTGGATCGTGACTGTGGAAGGGAATGTAGGTAATCAGGTCCTTTCAAAGCGGCGTCCTGCATCCACTATTCATGCGTTTTCAAATTGGCTGGACTGA
- a CDS encoding M16 family metallopeptidase, protein MHLKRLLYLSLLGFSPVLAHSSGTPGATEIVWTKHEADTTALPFDKSVRYGKLANGLTYYIRKNTEPQERVYMYLVNKVGSILENEKQRGLAHFLEHMAFNGTTHYPDNSLVDYLQKNGISFGADINAYTSFNETVYQLQLPSNDGKLVGNGFQILQDWAQGISLTHREIDKERGVILEEKRAGKSLGERIQDKTLPVALNHSLYAQRIPIGTEEVIQHFPYEEIEHFYKSWYRPNLQAVIVVGDIDVDQTERTLKKQFSLLKNPLQPTARKTYNIPLQGKNQFMVVTDPEITATSVAISIKHPERKLQNLADYKHNLIKTLFNSMMAGRYSPLFRMANPPFLSCGASLSGFMGGLDVFQIELTAKPGRLREGFDAVWRELLRAKQYGFTATELQRAKDTYMSQMENMLEEKDKIASEQYVQEYIQHFLNGVASPGIDHEMKLTREMLPAVSLSDIQQLLQQYLTDSNRDIIVTAPESDKANLPKEADINSWIATLSKEKQTAFTEETSDLPLLKREAQSGTIVKEEKDSRLGTTTLTLSNNIRVLLKPTNYQNNQITFQGYSYGGTSLYDDRDFQSATNAVGLIAASGLGNYTADQFEKSLAGRTASASPFISETAQGVSGYANNKDLELALQMMYGYFTQPRLDTTIVAGILANAKDGLKDRDKNGDAVFQDSVMAILSGNNFRRTGLTMEKINQINPQRALEIYKERFANASGFNFTFVGSFDIEKIKPLLAKYIGGLPNISSKVPAYRNLNIHIPAGKIEKKLALSKEDKAMVYLVLSGPYDYSEANNMALQAFREVLDIRLLERLREEEGGVYSPSIQMDYSKLPDARYTLTVAFSCSVANADKLAKYSLEEIEKLKTAGPSVANLDKFKANDKLNYESALKTNDFWSNYLYSNLYNGDDMYRIFERASMRDQLTPALVKAVAKRYISDQNVIKIVQLPELKK, encoded by the coding sequence ATGCATTTAAAAAGACTGCTCTACCTTTCGCTGTTAGGTTTTAGTCCGGTGCTTGCCCATAGCAGTGGCACCCCCGGAGCGACGGAAATCGTATGGACAAAACACGAAGCCGATACCACCGCTTTACCTTTTGACAAAAGCGTCCGTTATGGTAAACTGGCCAATGGACTCACCTACTACATCCGTAAGAATACCGAACCCCAAGAACGTGTTTATATGTATCTGGTCAACAAGGTCGGATCTATCCTGGAGAACGAAAAGCAGCGTGGGCTAGCGCATTTTCTAGAGCATATGGCCTTCAATGGTACGACGCACTATCCCGACAACAGCCTGGTTGACTACCTGCAAAAAAATGGGATCAGCTTTGGTGCCGATATCAACGCGTATACCAGCTTCAATGAAACTGTTTACCAACTGCAGCTGCCTTCCAATGATGGCAAACTTGTTGGCAACGGCTTTCAGATTCTTCAAGACTGGGCACAGGGTATCAGTCTGACCCATCGCGAAATCGACAAAGAGCGTGGCGTGATATTAGAAGAAAAACGTGCCGGCAAGAGCCTGGGCGAGCGCATCCAGGACAAGACTTTACCTGTCGCGCTCAATCATTCCCTGTATGCCCAGCGTATTCCAATTGGTACCGAAGAAGTCATCCAGCATTTCCCTTATGAGGAAATTGAACATTTTTACAAAAGCTGGTACCGCCCCAACCTGCAAGCCGTTATTGTGGTGGGTGATATCGATGTCGACCAGACCGAGCGAACGCTGAAAAAACAGTTTTCGTTGCTCAAAAATCCTTTGCAGCCGACAGCGCGAAAAACATACAACATTCCACTGCAGGGCAAGAACCAATTTATGGTGGTGACAGATCCAGAAATTACAGCAACCTCCGTTGCGATCAGCATCAAACACCCCGAGCGTAAGTTACAGAACCTCGCCGACTATAAGCACAACCTGATCAAGACCTTGTTTAACAGCATGATGGCGGGGCGGTATAGTCCATTATTTCGCATGGCCAATCCCCCCTTTTTGAGCTGTGGCGCATCATTGAGTGGATTTATGGGTGGGCTAGATGTATTTCAGATCGAACTCACGGCCAAACCAGGTCGTCTGAGAGAAGGTTTTGACGCTGTGTGGCGTGAACTTTTGCGGGCGAAACAATATGGCTTTACGGCCACAGAACTACAACGCGCCAAGGATACCTATATGAGCCAAATGGAAAATATGCTCGAAGAAAAGGACAAGATTGCATCCGAACAATATGTACAGGAATATATTCAGCATTTTCTGAATGGTGTAGCCTCTCCGGGTATCGATCATGAGATGAAATTGACGCGCGAAATGCTTCCGGCGGTCAGCCTTTCGGATATCCAGCAGCTCTTGCAACAGTATCTAACTGATAGCAACCGCGATATTATTGTGACTGCACCTGAATCGGATAAAGCAAATCTACCGAAAGAGGCCGATATCAACAGTTGGATCGCTACGTTGTCCAAAGAAAAACAGACGGCATTTACAGAAGAAACAAGCGATCTGCCACTGCTCAAACGGGAAGCTCAGTCCGGTACGATTGTTAAAGAAGAAAAAGACAGCAGGTTAGGAACCACGACCTTGACGTTGAGCAACAACATCCGGGTACTCTTAAAACCGACCAACTACCAAAACAATCAGATCACCTTTCAGGGATATTCCTATGGAGGAACATCACTTTACGATGATCGAGATTTTCAGAGCGCGACCAATGCCGTTGGTCTTATTGCTGCCAGTGGGCTGGGCAACTATACTGCAGACCAATTTGAAAAATCATTAGCCGGACGGACGGCCTCGGCATCCCCATTTATCAGTGAGACTGCCCAGGGCGTGAGCGGCTATGCCAACAACAAAGACCTTGAACTTGCCCTGCAAATGATGTACGGGTACTTTACACAACCTCGCCTGGACACCACTATTGTTGCGGGTATCTTGGCCAATGCCAAAGACGGGCTTAAAGACCGCGACAAGAATGGAGACGCTGTATTCCAAGACTCGGTCATGGCCATCCTGTCGGGCAACAATTTTCGTCGCACGGGTTTAACGATGGAAAAGATCAATCAGATCAATCCTCAGCGTGCTTTGGAAATCTACAAAGAACGTTTTGCCAATGCTTCGGGGTTCAATTTTACTTTTGTGGGCAGCTTTGATATTGAAAAAATAAAGCCATTACTTGCTAAATACATTGGTGGACTACCCAACATATCATCCAAGGTACCTGCTTACCGTAATTTAAACATCCACATTCCTGCAGGAAAGATCGAGAAAAAGCTGGCGCTAAGCAAAGAAGACAAAGCGATGGTTTATCTTGTGCTCTCGGGCCCGTATGACTATAGTGAGGCCAATAATATGGCTTTGCAGGCCTTTCGGGAAGTCTTGGATATCCGTTTGTTGGAACGACTACGTGAAGAAGAAGGTGGTGTGTATTCGCCATCGATCCAGATGGACTATAGTAAGCTTCCGGACGCACGGTATACGCTTACTGTAGCCTTTAGCTGTTCTGTGGCCAATGCGGACAAACTCGCGAAGTATTCGCTTGAGGAAATTGAGAAATTAAAAACAGCAGGACCTTCTGTTGCCAATCTCGACAAATTCAAAGCGAATGACAAACTAAACTACGAATCCGCGCTGAAGACAAATGATTTCTGGTCGAATTACCTGTACAGCAACTTGTACAATGGCGATGATATGTACCGTATTTTTGAACGTGCATCGATGCGCGATCAGCTGACCCCAGCGCTAGTTAAAGCTGTTGCCAAACGCTATATCAGTGACCAAAACGTCATCAAGATCGTTCAGCTTCCGGAATTAAAAAAATAA
- a CDS encoding DUF6266 family protein, with amino-acid sequence MARFVKGIHGSYSGKVRNVVGSSWRGIDYVRSLPKKSSKASSEAQLAQRMKFGMTTSFLKSIKDILMLGFSDSKLRNKTGYNAAFQQLINHAFRGNYPDFTIDFAAVKIASGSLAALVGLVVGEVAPRVLNLTWDPIINRFNAFDDDQVLVILYDEEDNLFFAYEGATRSDAAIDIALPDSYTGKKIVGWSFNIHRDGLITSTSQYLGEFVLN; translated from the coding sequence ATGGCAAGATTTGTAAAAGGGATTCACGGATCCTATAGCGGAAAAGTTAGGAATGTCGTCGGAAGTTCATGGCGAGGAATAGATTATGTACGTTCGTTACCAAAAAAGAGTAGCAAGGCTTCGTCAGAAGCGCAGCTGGCACAGCGGATGAAGTTTGGGATGACGACCAGTTTTCTCAAGTCCATCAAAGATATCCTGATGCTTGGGTTTTCAGACAGCAAGCTAAGGAACAAAACAGGCTATAATGCGGCCTTTCAACAGCTGATCAATCATGCTTTTCGGGGCAACTACCCGGATTTTACGATAGACTTCGCGGCAGTCAAAATTGCCAGTGGTAGTCTGGCAGCTTTGGTTGGTTTGGTCGTAGGTGAGGTGGCGCCTCGTGTGCTAAACCTGACCTGGGATCCGATCATCAATCGTTTTAATGCCTTTGACGACGATCAGGTGCTGGTCATCCTGTACGATGAAGAGGACAACCTTTTTTTTGCGTACGAAGGTGCGACAAGATCGGACGCAGCGATAGATATCGCGTTGCCGGATAGCTATACTGGAAAGAAAATAGTGGGCTGGTCTTTTAATATCCATCGGGATGGGCTAATAACCTCAACCAGCCAATACTTAGGGGAGTTTGTGTTGAACTAG
- a CDS encoding TlpA disulfide reductase family protein, whose translation MRVTLLAFAFLYSICFVKAQEKATYHLQGTLAGVPKNQQGKLFLQRFGSDLPLDSARLEQGHFRFTGTSEGPEIANLFYMDAAGERSETLDFYLHPGKINIRARFGQLNQAEIAGSALNTEARSFDKANEIILDSINTLMAAYFEAENAFAQDSFRMDSPARTTINTIDANLNKWSAALQTAQVYYVQQHTDHVLSLFKLQALLKDSSNQQLVSELFDKLTPALQDSPLGQEVQEQLANLKNLKIGDIAPAFALADTTGHQVKLSDFRGKYVLVDFWASWCVPCRVENEHVAKAYDAFKANGFEVLGVSTDFALSSWKKAVSDDGMTWTNVVDPDGQVSAAYHIKSIPSNYLLDPTGKIIGINLRGDALYETLKNIF comes from the coding sequence ATGAGAGTTACGCTATTAGCTTTTGCCTTTCTTTATTCTATATGCTTCGTTAAGGCGCAGGAAAAAGCAACCTACCACCTTCAGGGAACGCTTGCGGGCGTACCAAAAAATCAACAGGGAAAACTGTTTCTGCAACGTTTTGGTTCCGATCTCCCGCTTGATTCTGCCCGGCTGGAACAAGGTCATTTTCGCTTTACAGGTACTTCCGAAGGACCCGAAATCGCGAACCTATTTTACATGGATGCTGCGGGGGAACGATCTGAAACATTGGATTTTTATCTCCACCCGGGCAAGATTAACATTCGGGCCCGGTTTGGTCAGCTCAATCAAGCGGAGATTGCTGGCTCAGCACTCAATACCGAAGCCAGAAGTTTTGACAAAGCAAACGAAATCATACTCGACAGCATCAATACCTTGATGGCTGCCTATTTCGAGGCTGAGAACGCCTTCGCTCAGGATAGCTTTCGCATGGACTCGCCCGCCCGGACAACCATCAACACCATTGACGCGAACCTCAACAAATGGTCTGCGGCACTACAGACAGCACAGGTTTACTATGTGCAGCAGCATACGGATCATGTACTCAGCCTTTTTAAATTACAGGCACTACTGAAAGATTCCAGCAATCAGCAACTGGTATCGGAGCTGTTTGACAAACTTACGCCTGCCCTTCAAGATTCGCCATTGGGCCAGGAGGTCCAAGAGCAGCTTGCCAATCTTAAAAATCTAAAGATCGGTGATATCGCACCAGCGTTTGCATTGGCCGATACTACCGGTCATCAGGTGAAGCTGTCCGACTTTCGGGGCAAATATGTACTCGTTGATTTCTGGGCCAGCTGGTGTGTACCCTGCCGTGTGGAAAATGAACATGTAGCAAAAGCCTACGATGCTTTTAAAGCTAATGGGTTTGAAGTATTGGGTGTATCCACAGATTTCGCGCTCAGCAGCTGGAAAAAAGCCGTGTCGGACGATGGCATGACCTGGACCAATGTAGTTGATCCGGATGGTCAGGTGAGCGCAGCGTATCATATCAAAAGTATCCCCTCCAATTACCTCTTGGATCCCACAGGGAAAATCATCGGCATCAACCTACGCGGCGACGCCCTTTATGAAACACTAAAAAACATATTCTAA
- a CDS encoding SusC/RagA family TonB-linked outer membrane protein → MNRLKNLLLVTSLLVGSTVVGQQLNYQGKPTLKELFSTIRQQTGYNIIASGNQIDLNTVVKVQAKDKALRDVLEEAFKDLPFTFKIVGREITILPREKNDQQHQKQQQPTKQLFVNGTVRDKSGPVELVTVYNKSNDKVTFTNDKGAFKIERTNHTDTLVFSSVGYEERQLAVATSQSIINMQLLQTQNLLDEVSVLSYGQEVSKRLNTGSTASVTAATIEKTPTADPLIALQNRVPGMLINTLNGLPGIQTQVQIRGINTVNPDGEARQPLYIVDGIPFNSNSLAYIGANGVTKSYLGESPFKSIDPASIASIEVLKDADATAIYGARGANGVILITTKRGKVGRPTISADYYHTFASIGNYVKMLNTAQYLEMRREAAKNDGVELTPNDYPDLLKWSQTEDHDWQREYFGNVAHTSNAELSVSGGSSGFNYLLGGGFRRENTVYQKKNGLSVGNFRSNLDYNSSDGKFKASLSASFATDKNEVIPLSFTNFLTLPPNYPLYNADGKLNWAFDNPVAALERTLENKTKNLISNIALSYEVLPNLVAKVNTGYTRMKMNQLAINPRASFNPADNIPGNNNLTNASTAAFNFEPQLNYDLTVGRSSFRALLGGTYINRVNSALTKNGTGYLDDSQIRDINAAPIINILPSEFQYRFLSGFARLGYTFDQKYVINATVRRDGSSRFGPGKKYGNFWSVGAAWILTEEHWLKDNQFGLSFAKLRGSYGLTGNDNIGDYSYFVNYERIFDNYQGQGYLPKNPFNANYHWEVNRKLDLAAELGFLKDRIIFEVNYYRNRSGNQLVGYGLPTQVGFGSVNQNLDANVQNSGWEFSLQTTPINTLAFTWKTNFTMSINRNKLLSYPNLASSSNSLLYQIGKPLNLIWGYEYLGINPENGQPKFRDVNGDGFISYPDDHVPLASGVPTFFGGLGNSFNYKNFDLDVFFSFKKNKHIYNYPFTSAGSLTNAPITVLDRWQHPGQEAKFPAYTTNSSTMSDYNSSSANFVDGSYIRLSNITLSYSIPGKMLEKLKLKNLRAYATGANLLTITSYKGTDPETGVDMPMLRTFTLGIRTSF, encoded by the coding sequence ATGAATCGTCTAAAAAACTTGCTTTTGGTCACGTCGCTTCTCGTTGGCAGCACAGTCGTTGGTCAACAGCTCAATTATCAGGGCAAACCTACGCTCAAAGAACTTTTTTCAACGATCCGACAACAGACAGGCTATAACATCATTGCTTCAGGCAATCAGATCGACCTCAATACAGTTGTCAAAGTTCAGGCAAAGGATAAAGCCTTGCGTGATGTTCTTGAAGAAGCCTTTAAGGATTTACCGTTCACCTTTAAAATCGTTGGAAGAGAGATCACCATTCTTCCGCGGGAGAAAAATGACCAACAGCATCAAAAACAACAGCAACCTACCAAACAGCTTTTTGTGAACGGAACTGTACGGGACAAATCCGGCCCGGTAGAATTGGTAACCGTCTACAACAAAAGCAATGACAAAGTCACCTTTACAAATGATAAAGGCGCTTTTAAGATTGAGCGAACGAATCATACCGATACCTTGGTTTTCAGTTCGGTTGGTTACGAAGAAAGGCAACTCGCTGTAGCCACAAGCCAAAGCATCATTAACATGCAGCTTTTGCAGACACAAAACCTGCTTGATGAAGTCAGCGTACTGTCGTATGGACAAGAGGTATCCAAGCGGTTGAATACAGGTTCGACGGCTAGCGTCACAGCGGCCACCATTGAGAAAACACCGACTGCAGATCCGCTCATTGCCCTTCAAAACCGGGTTCCGGGTATGCTGATCAATACATTAAATGGGCTTCCCGGCATACAGACTCAAGTGCAGATCCGTGGCATCAATACTGTCAATCCAGATGGGGAAGCGCGACAACCCCTATATATTGTTGATGGTATTCCTTTCAACAGCAATTCACTTGCCTACATCGGTGCTAACGGCGTCACTAAGTCCTATTTAGGTGAGAGTCCTTTCAAAAGTATCGACCCTGCCTCGATCGCCAGTATTGAAGTGCTTAAGGATGCTGATGCCACAGCGATTTACGGGGCCCGAGGTGCAAATGGCGTCATCCTGATCACCACCAAACGCGGTAAGGTAGGCCGTCCGACGATCAGCGCCGATTATTACCATACTTTTGCTTCTATTGGGAATTATGTAAAAATGCTCAATACCGCTCAATATCTGGAAATGCGACGTGAAGCTGCAAAAAACGACGGTGTTGAACTTACGCCCAATGACTATCCTGATCTGCTGAAATGGAGCCAAACCGAAGACCACGATTGGCAAAGGGAATATTTTGGCAATGTGGCCCATACTTCCAATGCCGAGCTATCGGTATCGGGTGGCTCTTCGGGTTTCAACTACCTCCTTGGCGGTGGATTTAGGCGTGAAAACACCGTTTACCAAAAGAAAAACGGTCTTTCCGTTGGTAACTTTCGCAGCAATCTTGACTACAACAGTAGCGACGGTAAATTTAAAGCATCCCTGTCGGCAAGTTTTGCAACAGATAAAAATGAGGTCATCCCACTTTCATTTACCAACTTCCTGACTCTGCCTCCGAATTATCCGCTATACAATGCAGATGGGAAACTAAACTGGGCTTTTGACAACCCCGTCGCCGCATTGGAACGTACACTCGAAAATAAAACAAAAAACCTCATCAGCAATATTGCGTTAAGCTACGAAGTGTTACCCAATCTGGTCGCCAAAGTCAATACCGGCTACACACGCATGAAAATGAACCAGCTTGCCATCAATCCAAGAGCGTCATTCAATCCGGCAGATAACATACCGGGCAACAATAACCTGACCAATGCCAGCACCGCTGCGTTCAATTTTGAGCCACAGCTAAATTACGACCTGACCGTGGGGCGCAGTTCATTCCGTGCCCTTCTCGGTGGAACTTACATTAACCGAGTCAATTCGGCACTTACAAAAAATGGCACGGGCTATTTGGACGACAGCCAGATTAGAGATATCAACGCTGCGCCAATTATTAATATACTGCCATCGGAATTCCAGTACCGTTTCCTTTCCGGATTTGCCCGTCTAGGGTACACATTTGACCAAAAATACGTGATCAACGCAACCGTCAGACGTGACGGATCTTCCCGCTTCGGTCCAGGAAAAAAGTATGGGAATTTTTGGTCCGTCGGCGCTGCCTGGATCCTCACTGAAGAACACTGGTTGAAAGACAACCAGTTTGGCTTAAGTTTTGCCAAACTACGCGGCAGCTACGGGCTAACCGGTAACGACAATATTGGCGATTACTCCTATTTTGTCAATTACGAACGGATATTCGACAATTATCAGGGACAGGGATACTTGCCAAAAAATCCATTCAATGCAAATTACCATTGGGAAGTTAACAGAAAGCTTGACCTAGCTGCTGAACTAGGTTTCTTAAAAGACCGTATTATATTTGAAGTAAATTATTACCGCAATCGATCTGGTAATCAGCTCGTGGGTTATGGGCTTCCTACGCAGGTTGGGTTTGGTTCGGTCAATCAAAATCTGGATGCCAATGTACAGAATAGCGGTTGGGAATTTAGCCTGCAGACCACACCAATCAACACCTTGGCCTTCACCTGGAAGACCAACTTTACCATGAGCATCAACCGCAACAAACTCCTGTCTTATCCCAACCTTGCAAGCTCATCCAATAGCCTCTTATATCAAATTGGCAAACCATTAAATCTGATCTGGGGGTATGAATATCTAGGCATCAACCCGGAGAATGGACAGCCGAAATTTCGGGATGTCAATGGTGATGGTTTTATCAGTTATCCAGATGACCATGTCCCACTGGCCTCTGGTGTTCCGACATTCTTTGGTGGTTTGGGCAACTCGTTCAATTACAAAAACTTTGATCTTGACGTATTTTTTAGTTTCAAAAAGAACAAGCATATCTACAATTACCCCTTTACGAGCGCGGGAAGTTTAACCAATGCCCCTATCACCGTATTGGACAGGTGGCAGCATCCCGGTCAGGAAGCTAAGTTTCCGGCCTACACGACCAATTCTAGTACCATGTCGGACTACAATTCATCGAGTGCCAATTTTGTGGACGGGTCATACATCCGCTTAAGCAATATTACACTAAGCTACTCGATCCCTGGTAAAATGCTTGAGAAGCTAAAACTTAAAAACCTACGCGCCTATGCCACTGGAGCCAATCTACTGACCATCACCAGTTATAAGGGTACAGATCCAGAAACCGGCGTGGACATGCCGATGCTGCGCACGTTTACGCTAGGAATACGGACTTCATTTTAA
- a CDS encoding helix-turn-helix domain-containing protein: MLQLNEIVQLLREINDKLSCKAYQIMPNEGTQIGWNVDELMTRMAVVSRLGISERTYNRWVKSGVLKPICLGNKHYYREQDLQDAIKRSINRGMI, from the coding sequence ATGTTACAATTGAATGAAATCGTACAATTGCTGCGAGAAATTAACGACAAGCTGTCCTGCAAAGCCTACCAAATCATGCCAAATGAAGGAACGCAGATAGGCTGGAATGTGGACGAACTGATGACTCGTATGGCTGTGGTATCACGCCTCGGGATCTCCGAACGTACGTACAACCGCTGGGTAAAATCGGGAGTACTCAAACCCATTTGCCTGGGCAACAAGCATTATTACCGCGAACAGGACCTCCAGGATGCGATTAAGCGGAGCATAAATCGAGGTATGATCTAA